In one window of Funiculus sociatus GB2-C1 DNA:
- the clpS gene encoding ATP-dependent Clp protease adapter ClpS, producing MSVETVEKRSTVRKLAPRYRVLLHNDDFNPMEYVVQILITTVPNITQPQAVSIMMEAHTNGLALVITCAQEHAEFYCETLKNHGLTSTIEPDE from the coding sequence GTGTCTGTCGAAACTGTAGAAAAGCGTTCAACAGTCCGTAAACTCGCGCCTCGTTATCGTGTGTTGCTCCATAATGATGACTTCAACCCAATGGAGTACGTGGTGCAGATATTGATAACGACGGTGCCAAATATCACGCAACCTCAGGCCGTCAGCATTATGATGGAAGCTCACACTAACGGGCTGGCCTTAGTAATTACCTGCGCCCAGGAACACGCGGAGTTTTATTGCGAAACTTTGAAAAATCACGGTCTGACCAGCACAATTGAACCAGACGAGTAG
- a CDS encoding CPBP family intramembrane glutamic endopeptidase, giving the protein MFKLNLVRLAQYPAPVRLGLFFLSLLSIWLPLASPIYIFVKDSNLVTILTMGLLFVEFLLLLRFWGQNVYQQSHLLRSYGLQGTRRNGLELLSGLGVGVIITFSLFWLEGLLGWLVWQSPTVVLPRLVVEGLASALGIGLAEELVFRGWLLDELERDYRPRVVLWADVLIFALLHFLKPPAEILRTLPGFPGLILFGLTLVWAKRGSKGRLGLSIGLHAGMVWGYYIINVGQMVQYSGRVSDWITGVDKNPLAGAMGLMFLGVLAFLMRMRSRSPKISS; this is encoded by the coding sequence TTGTTTAAATTAAACCTCGTCCGTTTAGCCCAGTACCCAGCGCCCGTGCGGCTGGGCTTATTTTTCCTAAGCTTGCTCTCAATCTGGTTGCCTCTAGCATCACCAATTTACATATTTGTCAAGGATAGTAACTTGGTCACTATCCTGACTATGGGGCTGTTGTTCGTCGAGTTTCTGTTGCTACTGAGGTTTTGGGGTCAGAATGTCTATCAGCAATCCCATTTGCTACGAAGCTATGGTTTGCAAGGAACGCGACGAAACGGATTAGAGCTTTTATCTGGGCTTGGTGTTGGTGTCATTATTACCTTCAGTTTGTTTTGGCTGGAGGGGCTGTTGGGTTGGCTGGTTTGGCAAAGTCCCACAGTTGTTTTACCCAGGTTGGTTGTCGAAGGTTTAGCTAGCGCTTTGGGTATTGGTTTGGCAGAGGAATTGGTATTCCGGGGCTGGCTGCTGGATGAACTGGAACGAGATTATCGCCCTCGCGTGGTTCTGTGGGCAGATGTTTTAATATTTGCCTTGCTGCACTTTCTGAAGCCGCCTGCGGAGATTCTGCGGACTTTACCTGGGTTTCCGGGGTTGATATTGTTTGGCTTAACGCTGGTGTGGGCGAAGCGTGGAAGCAAAGGTCGCCTCGGTTTATCGATTGGTCTGCACGCTGGTATGGTTTGGGGATATTACATCATTAATGTAGGGCAAATGGTGCAATATTCTGGTCGGGTTTCTGACTGGATTACTGGTGTTGATAAGAATCCTTTGGCTGGGGCGATGGGGTTGATGTTTTTGGGAGTTTTGGCGTTTTTGATGAGGATGCGATCGCGATCGCCAAAAATCTCGTCTTGA
- a CDS encoding pentapeptide repeat-containing protein translates to MDIEAIRLGKLKQLPGADLEDEDLSSVDLRGINLAGANLVGTNFSGSNLERARLDGANLIESLLAGADLRANLLGANLMQADLTGADLRGSNLRGANLMGTKLTQASFAGAFLSGANLMSVNLQGVDLRSADLRGVNLSGANLQGADLSQADLRGALLTDANLEEADLRGANLAGANLSGANLLCAELDGVNLTGVNLERACLVGTSAAQMVF, encoded by the coding sequence ATGGACATCGAAGCAATTCGCTTAGGCAAACTCAAGCAACTACCAGGTGCCGATTTAGAAGACGAAGACCTCTCTAGCGTCGATTTGCGGGGGATTAATCTCGCTGGTGCTAATCTCGTCGGTACAAATTTTAGTGGCTCAAATTTAGAACGCGCCCGTCTAGATGGCGCTAATTTAATCGAGAGTCTTTTAGCGGGGGCAGATTTGCGGGCTAACCTGTTGGGCGCTAACTTGATGCAAGCTGACTTAACTGGTGCTGACTTGCGGGGAAGCAACCTGCGGGGCGCGAATTTGATGGGGACTAAGCTAACCCAAGCGTCTTTTGCTGGTGCTTTCTTAAGCGGCGCTAACTTGATGAGCGTGAATTTGCAGGGTGTAGATTTACGCAGTGCTGACTTGCGAGGCGTAAACTTGAGCGGTGCTAATCTCCAAGGTGCAGATTTGAGTCAAGCAGATTTGCGAGGTGCTTTGCTTACTGATGCAAATTTGGAAGAAGCCGACTTAAGGGGTGCAAATCTCGCTGGTGCTAATTTGTCAGGAGCAAATCTGCTTTGTGCTGAGTTAGATGGTGTTAATTTGACTGGAGTGAATCTGGAAAGAGCGTGTCTGGTTGGTACATCTGCGGCACAAATGGTTTTTTAA
- a CDS encoding DICT sensory domain-containing protein yields MLEGSILQQLEAAHKTGKRPIRFGVYYKNTLVSLCHALEDHILTEDSLPLVIAAFQRGKWYLQEADRYGEIAQKAGQIVIMAAADAGFKEHPTSQMPNVALVGLDPADPVAEEWHLIIISPSYTAMVLCQELSAEDYGTAGQPASDLERKFYGLWTFEPELVKETVDLAIAHIAPYDPELEKKLLATRDNIHPSLASSEQLSVVVSRVIDYLQDGQEDILSTGEHSNIPTGSRQQALDRNLVSNEVQAFLRMAQLMDMADVTNPMAAAEVVALSEMMGQILDLPAWQMKRLRLAGLLHRIDPLQSAESILEPSMTKLYDDEAPSCPLTCPLVPGAQALRTMPQLRAVAQIVTHQSEWWNGMGTPAGLAGDEIPLESRILALVADFQWRLAKARKSDPDSEENLSKALDGCRQKQGDRFDPKLVETLSLLVMGMQQGLILPVSPTKVTTAMWLLDANLYSGTTTQPNRVAN; encoded by the coding sequence ATGTTAGAAGGCTCAATTCTCCAACAGCTAGAAGCAGCCCACAAAACGGGCAAAAGACCAATAAGATTTGGGGTGTACTACAAAAACACCCTAGTATCCTTGTGCCATGCCCTGGAAGACCACATTTTAACTGAGGACAGTTTACCTCTAGTAATCGCAGCCTTCCAGCGGGGGAAATGGTATCTGCAAGAAGCGGATCGCTATGGAGAAATAGCACAAAAGGCGGGTCAGATTGTGATCATGGCGGCAGCGGATGCCGGTTTTAAAGAACACCCCACCAGCCAGATGCCCAACGTGGCATTAGTAGGATTAGATCCAGCCGATCCGGTAGCTGAAGAATGGCACCTGATCATAATTTCGCCTAGTTACACAGCAATGGTGCTTTGTCAAGAGCTGTCTGCGGAAGATTATGGTACAGCAGGACAACCAGCGTCAGACTTAGAGCGCAAATTTTATGGATTATGGACATTTGAGCCGGAGTTAGTAAAAGAGACAGTAGATTTAGCGATCGCGCACATCGCCCCCTACGATCCAGAACTTGAGAAAAAACTACTCGCCACAAGAGACAATATTCATCCATCTTTAGCTTCATCAGAGCAGCTAAGCGTGGTTGTGTCTCGCGTGATAGATTATCTCCAAGATGGGCAAGAAGACATATTATCTACAGGCGAGCATTCAAACATCCCTACAGGTTCTCGCCAACAAGCACTGGATCGCAACTTGGTTTCCAACGAAGTCCAAGCATTTCTGCGGATGGCGCAGCTGATGGATATGGCGGATGTCACTAACCCAATGGCAGCTGCTGAAGTCGTGGCGCTCTCCGAAATGATGGGACAGATCCTAGACTTACCTGCTTGGCAGATGAAGCGACTGCGCCTTGCAGGGTTGCTGCACCGCATCGATCCTTTGCAGAGTGCAGAAAGTATTTTGGAACCCAGTATGACGAAGCTTTACGACGATGAAGCACCGAGTTGTCCCCTGACTTGTCCTTTGGTGCCGGGGGCGCAAGCGTTGCGAACCATGCCACAATTACGGGCAGTAGCTCAAATCGTCACTCACCAGTCTGAATGGTGGAATGGCATGGGAACACCTGCGGGGTTGGCTGGGGATGAAATTCCCTTGGAATCGAGGATTTTAGCGTTAGTAGCAGATTTTCAGTGGCGATTAGCTAAAGCTAGAAAATCTGATCCTGACAGTGAAGAGAATTTGTCCAAAGCTTTAGATGGGTGTAGGCAAAAACAAGGCGATCGCTTCGATCCCAAACTTGTTGAAACTCTATCTCTGTTAGTCATGGGTATGCAACAGGGTTTAATTCTACCAGTTAGCCCAACTAAAGTAACAACGGCAATGTGGCTGTTAGATGCTAACTTGTATAGCGGTACAACTACACAACCCAACCGCGTTGCAAATTAG